The Bombus vancouverensis nearcticus chromosome 9, iyBomVanc1_principal, whole genome shotgun sequence genome includes a window with the following:
- the LOC117163448 gene encoding uncharacterized protein LOC117163448 isoform X3 translates to MRSLKCFVPVLVLLYLGSSSARPGVLLDALKNHKGTLLDPLGLFHKEPKSSSHSFGSNHHLDLGPLSISRTVAISSATAQGNGVANSAANANSQALGGASAKADASATANAQGNVQSNAASASEALVIPQRRPPETLIGSPYRFEGYNRGIHALPPVYAPPAYPPPMYHHHHHHHHHGRPQVIVHPMSPARQPPQIPHPPPNNGDTLIPVVVMKEPVYGRPMYPRPDLEPGPEPETVVIVLEESPQHGQAGGFGKSNYNQPTGFQPDYPTGYGGSNANANANAVANANAVANANANGFANANANAKAIASAGTGLNGGYPGSSGPVQGSGYYPGSAPTTSIGANNPFLSGPSQGNANAAANANAGAVANGNAYPVASAPAQGGNYYPNNAQKPIGAYNPFLSGQGQGLANAGANANANAGANAAANAGAVGGSQGQFGAQNPFLNSGAKEAGGPHELGHYVSDNSGATTGNTQGIKAPYPSQGSAPGGYGPTTGSGANAGALANANAGANAAGIGGAYGQPIKEAPIVIPASPQINYETVPSGSGSAFGNSGPGNGNYGIPTKDAPIYGPSAPTYGPGSSGVSKADAGANAGTGAGASGSGNGGYGGTPNQGAPIYGAPGSAFGNGAAGTAGANGGANAGAPGSGSGIGGYGAPTKGGPIYGTPGSAFGNGAAGNAGANAGANAGALGSGSGIGGYGAPTKGAPIYGTPGSAFGNGAAGNAGANAGANAGALGSGSGIGGYGAPSKSAPIYETPGSAFGNGAAGNAGANAGANAGANAGANAGALGSGSGIGGYGAPSKSAPIYETPGSAFGNGAAGNVGANAGANAGANAGANAGALGSGSGIGGSGAPSKGAPIYGTPGSAFGNGAAGNAGANAGANAGASAKADATANAGSTGSSGVGGFGSPIKGAGSGFGGSGAGGFGGASASASAKAEASATAGGAAGGYGDSGAHGGSNAVSSANSNSFANGGSANSSSSAKSTAFGSGNGGASANAQASSKASSGSGGSSASSSASANVDTHSMLIFSN, encoded by the exons ATGCGATCTCTTAAGTGTTTTGTGCCGGTGCTGGTACTCTTATACCTAGGCAGCTCGTCCGCGAGACCTG GTGTGCTCCTGGATGCGCTAAAGAACCACAAAGGCACGCTGTTAGATCCACTGGGTCTGTTTCACAAGGAACCTAAATCTTCGAGCCATTCGTTCGGCAGCAATCACCACTTGGATTTAGGACCACTTTCAATTTCGCGCACTGTAGCCATCTCTTCGGCAACGGCCCAAGGCAATGGTGTTGCGAACTCCGCCGCCAACGCGAATTCTCAGGCCCTTGGGGGAGCCTCTGCGAAGGCCGACGCCAGTGCAACTGCTAACGCTCAAG GAAATGTTCAAAGCAACGCGGCCTCTGCCAGTGAAGCTCTCGTCATTCCTCAAAGACGACCTCCTGAAACATTAATCGGTTCTCCATACCGTTTCGAGGGATACAATCGAGGGATTCACGCACTTCCTCCAGTCTATGCACCTCCTGCATATCCTCCTCCGatgtatcatcatcatcatcatcatcatcatcatggGCGTCCACAAGTGATCGTACATCCGATGTCTCCAGCTCGACAGCCTCCACAGATTCCTCATCCTCCTCCCAACAATGGGGACACACTGATTCCAGTGGTAGTGATGAAGGAACCGGTATACGGTAGACCGATGTATCCCCGACCTGATCTCGAACCTGGTCCAGAACCCGAAACCGTCGTGATCGTACTCGAGGAGTCGCCGCAGCATGGCCAAG CAGGCGGATTTGGAAAGAGTAACTACAACCAACCAACCGGCTTCCAACCTGACTATCCGACCGGCTATGGAGGATCCAACGCCAACGCAAACGCTAATGCCGTTGCAAACGCTAATGCCGTTGCAAACGCAAATGCTAATGGTTTTGCAAACGCAAACGCTAATGCAAAAGCGATCGCCAGTGCTGGTACTGGCCTCAACGGTGGTTACCCTGGATCATCAGGCCCTGTTCAAGGATCGGGATACTATCCAGGAAGTGCTCCAACCACTTCTATCGGGGCGAACAATCCTTTCTTAAGTGGACCTTCTCAAGGAAACGCCAACGCAGCGGCTAATGCTAATGCAGGCGCCGTCGCCAATGGAAACGCATATCCAGTAGCATCAGCGCCAGCTCAGGGTGGAAACTATTATCCAAACAATGCACAAAAACCCATTGGAGCGTACAATCCATTCCTGAGTGGTCAAGGTCAAGGACTTGCAAATGCAGGCGCCAATGCTAACGCAAACGCCGGTGCAAACGCTGCAGCAAATGCTGGCGCAGTTGGAGGGTCTCAAGGACAATTCGGTGCACAAAATCCCTTCCTTAACTCTGGAGCTAAGGAAGCTGGAGGCCCACATGAACTTGGACATTACGTATCTGATAATAGTGGAGCAACAACTGGAAATACACAGGGAATTAAAGCACCATATCCTAGTCAGGGCAGTGCACCAGGAGGCTACGGACCGACTACAGGATCAGGAGCGAATGCCGGGGCCCTTGCTAATGCCAATGCTGGCGCAAACGCAGCTGGAATTGGTGGAGCATACGGTCAACCGATTAAAGAGGCTCCTATAGTCATACCTGCCAGTCCACAAATAAATTACGAAACTGTACCAAGTGGATCGGGCAGTGCATTTGGAAATTCTGGACCAGGCAATGGTAACTACGGTATTCCTACGAAGGATGCTCCTATCTATGGACCCTCTGCACCAACTTACGGTCCTGGATCCAGTGGAGTAAGCAAAGCTGACGCTGGAGCTAATGCTGGTACTGGTGCTGGTGCATCAGGCAGTGGAAATGGTGGTTATGGTGGTACTCCAAACCAAGGTGCCCCTATTTATGGAGCACCTGGATCCGCTTTTGGTAACGGCGCTGCTGGAACTGCCGGTGCAAATGGTGGAGCAAATGCAGGAGCACCTGGATCTGGAAGTGGAATCGGTGGATATGGTGCTCCAACCAAAGGTGGCCCTATTTATGGAACGCCTGGATCTGCCTTTGGTAATGGCGCTGCTGGAAACGCCGGCGCAAATGCTGGAGCAAACGCAGGAGCACTTGGATCTGGAAGTGGAATCGGTGGATATGGTGCTCCAACCAAAGGTGCCCCTATTTATGGAACGCCTGGATCTGCCTTTGGTAATGGCGCTGCTGGAAACGCCGGTGCAAATGCTGGAGCAAACGCAGGAGCACTTGGATCTGGAAGTGGAATCGGTGGTTATGGTGCTCCAAGCAAAAGTGCTCCTATTTATGAAACGCCTGGATCTGCCTTTGGTAATGGCGCTGCTGGAAACGCTGGTGCAAATGCTGGAGCAAATGCTGGAGCAAATGCTGGAGCAAATGCAGGAGCACTTGGATCTGGAAGTGGAATCGGTGGTTATGGTGCTCCAAGCAAAAGTGCTCCTATTTATGAAACGCCTGGATCTGCCTTTGGTAATGGCGCTGCTGGAAACGTTGGTGCAAATGCTGGTGCAAATGCTGGAGCAAATGCTGGAGCAAATGCAGGAGCACTTGGATCAGGAAGTGGAATCGGTGGTTCTGGTGCTCCAAGCAAAGGTGCTCCTATCTATGGAACGCCTGGATCTGCCTTTGGTAATGGCGCTGCTGGAAACGCTGGTGCAAACGCTGGTGCAAATGCTGGAGCAAGTGCTAAAGCTGACGCTACAGCAAATGCTGGAAGTACTGGATCAAGTGGAGTCGGTGGCTTTGGAAGCCCAATCAAAGGCGCTGGAAGTGGATTCGGTGGATCTGGAGCCGGTGGATTTGGAGGAGCTTCCGCTAGTGCCAGTGCAAAGGCTGAGGCTTCCGCCACTGCTGGAGGTGCTGCTGGTGGTTATGGCGATTCAGGAGCTCACGGGG GCTCAAACGCAGTTTCCAGTGCAAACTCGAACTCGTTCGCCAATGGAGGTTCCGCCAACAGCAGTTCGTCCGCCAAGTCGACCGCTTTTGGAAGTGGAAATGGAGGAGCCAGCGCAAATGCACAGGCGTCGAGCAAAGCTTCGTCGGGATCCGGCGGCAGTTCCGCCTCTAGCTCCGCTTCCGCCAACGTAGACACACACAGCATGCTCATCTTCAGCAACTAA
- the LOC117163448 gene encoding uncharacterized protein LOC117163448 isoform X1, whose product MRSLKCFVPVLVLLYLGSSSARPGVLLDALKNHKGTLLDPLGLFHKEPKSSSHSFGSNHHLDLGPLSISRTVAISSATAQGNGVANSAANANSQALGGASAKADASATANAQGYIGSPDYNSNAAGNDYVPTEYQEYGSSGFQPITNANHGSNSGANAVASAGANANANFNTNGGVNSNANANANSNANAVSNSDASATSYYSPQYAPIDTAANTNANAKSTWNNGRGALSGYYTPGTFQTNADAIASADAKANSISGTRPPGGYYSPGGLQSNAGAIADANAKSNYIGGTGSSRGYYSPETTQNNAGVNANSKSNRGRESPVGYYSPGNVQSNAASASEALVIPQRRPPETLIGSPYRFEGYNRGIHALPPVYAPPAYPPPMYHHHHHHHHHGRPQVIVHPMSPARQPPQIPHPPPNNGDTLIPVVVMKEPVYGRPMYPRPDLEPGPEPETVVIVLEESPQHGQAGGFGKSNYNQPTGFQPDYPTGYGGSNANANANAVANANAVANANANGFANANANAKAIASAGTGLNGGYPGSSGPVQGSGYYPGSAPTTSIGANNPFLSGPSQGNANAAANANAGAVANGNAYPVASAPAQGGNYYPNNAQKPIGAYNPFLSGQGQGLANAGANANANAGANAAANAGAVGGSQGQFGAQNPFLNSGAKEAGGPHELGHYVSDNSGATTGNTQGIKAPYPSQGSAPGGYGPTTGSGANAGALANANAGANAAGIGGAYGQPIKEAPIVIPASPQINYETVPSGSGSAFGNSGPGNGNYGIPTKDAPIYGPSAPTYGPGSSGVSKADAGANAGTGAGASGSGNGGYGGTPNQGAPIYGAPGSAFGNGAAGTAGANGGANAGAPGSGSGIGGYGAPTKGGPIYGTPGSAFGNGAAGNAGANAGANAGALGSGSGIGGYGAPTKGAPIYGTPGSAFGNGAAGNAGANAGANAGALGSGSGIGGYGAPSKSAPIYETPGSAFGNGAAGNAGANAGANAGANAGANAGALGSGSGIGGYGAPSKSAPIYETPGSAFGNGAAGNVGANAGANAGANAGANAGALGSGSGIGGSGAPSKGAPIYGTPGSAFGNGAAGNAGANAGANAGASAKADATANAGSTGSSGVGGFGSPIKGAGSGFGGSGAGGFGGASASASAKAEASATAGGAAGGYGDSGAHGGSNAVSSANSNSFANGGSANSSSSAKSTAFGSGNGGASANAQASSKASSGSGGSSASSSASANVDTHSMLIFSN is encoded by the exons ATGCGATCTCTTAAGTGTTTTGTGCCGGTGCTGGTACTCTTATACCTAGGCAGCTCGTCCGCGAGACCTG GTGTGCTCCTGGATGCGCTAAAGAACCACAAAGGCACGCTGTTAGATCCACTGGGTCTGTTTCACAAGGAACCTAAATCTTCGAGCCATTCGTTCGGCAGCAATCACCACTTGGATTTAGGACCACTTTCAATTTCGCGCACTGTAGCCATCTCTTCGGCAACGGCCCAAGGCAATGGTGTTGCGAACTCCGCCGCCAACGCGAATTCTCAGGCCCTTGGGGGAGCCTCTGCGAAGGCCGACGCCAGTGCAACTGCTAACGCTCAAG GTTACATCGGTTCTCCAGATTATAATTCTAACGCCGCTGGCAACGACTACGTTCCAACAGAATATCAAGAATACGGTAGTTCCGGTTTTCAACCGATTACGAACGCGAATCACGGCAGTAATTCTGGCGCGAACGCCGTTGCGAGCGCCGGTGCAAATGCTAATGCGAACTTTAATACAAACGGAGGTGTAAACTCGAACGCGAACGCCAACGCGAATTCGAATGCCAATGCCGTCTCTAATAGCGATGCATCAGCGACCAGCTATTATTCCCCTCAATACGCTCCAATCGATACGGCTGCCAACACGAATGCGAATGCTAAAAGTACTTGGAATAACGGCCGGGGAGCACTCAGTGGATATTACACCCCTGGAACTTTTCAAACTAATGCAGACGCGATTGCGAGTGCAGATGCAAAGGCAAATTCTATTAGCGGAACAAGACCTCCTGGCGGTTACTATTCTCCTGGAGGTCTTCAGAGTAACGCTGGTGCAATTGCAGATGCAAATGCGAAATCAAATTATATCGGCGGTACAGGATCATCGAGGGGTTACTATTCTCCAGAAACCACCCAGAACAATGCAGGTGTAAATGCCAATTCGAAATCGAACCGAGGCAGAGAATCACCGGTTGGTTACTATTCTCCAGGAAATGTTCAAAGCAACGCGGCCTCTGCCAGTGAAGCTCTCGTCATTCCTCAAAGACGACCTCCTGAAACATTAATCGGTTCTCCATACCGTTTCGAGGGATACAATCGAGGGATTCACGCACTTCCTCCAGTCTATGCACCTCCTGCATATCCTCCTCCGatgtatcatcatcatcatcatcatcatcatcatggGCGTCCACAAGTGATCGTACATCCGATGTCTCCAGCTCGACAGCCTCCACAGATTCCTCATCCTCCTCCCAACAATGGGGACACACTGATTCCAGTGGTAGTGATGAAGGAACCGGTATACGGTAGACCGATGTATCCCCGACCTGATCTCGAACCTGGTCCAGAACCCGAAACCGTCGTGATCGTACTCGAGGAGTCGCCGCAGCATGGCCAAG CAGGCGGATTTGGAAAGAGTAACTACAACCAACCAACCGGCTTCCAACCTGACTATCCGACCGGCTATGGAGGATCCAACGCCAACGCAAACGCTAATGCCGTTGCAAACGCTAATGCCGTTGCAAACGCAAATGCTAATGGTTTTGCAAACGCAAACGCTAATGCAAAAGCGATCGCCAGTGCTGGTACTGGCCTCAACGGTGGTTACCCTGGATCATCAGGCCCTGTTCAAGGATCGGGATACTATCCAGGAAGTGCTCCAACCACTTCTATCGGGGCGAACAATCCTTTCTTAAGTGGACCTTCTCAAGGAAACGCCAACGCAGCGGCTAATGCTAATGCAGGCGCCGTCGCCAATGGAAACGCATATCCAGTAGCATCAGCGCCAGCTCAGGGTGGAAACTATTATCCAAACAATGCACAAAAACCCATTGGAGCGTACAATCCATTCCTGAGTGGTCAAGGTCAAGGACTTGCAAATGCAGGCGCCAATGCTAACGCAAACGCCGGTGCAAACGCTGCAGCAAATGCTGGCGCAGTTGGAGGGTCTCAAGGACAATTCGGTGCACAAAATCCCTTCCTTAACTCTGGAGCTAAGGAAGCTGGAGGCCCACATGAACTTGGACATTACGTATCTGATAATAGTGGAGCAACAACTGGAAATACACAGGGAATTAAAGCACCATATCCTAGTCAGGGCAGTGCACCAGGAGGCTACGGACCGACTACAGGATCAGGAGCGAATGCCGGGGCCCTTGCTAATGCCAATGCTGGCGCAAACGCAGCTGGAATTGGTGGAGCATACGGTCAACCGATTAAAGAGGCTCCTATAGTCATACCTGCCAGTCCACAAATAAATTACGAAACTGTACCAAGTGGATCGGGCAGTGCATTTGGAAATTCTGGACCAGGCAATGGTAACTACGGTATTCCTACGAAGGATGCTCCTATCTATGGACCCTCTGCACCAACTTACGGTCCTGGATCCAGTGGAGTAAGCAAAGCTGACGCTGGAGCTAATGCTGGTACTGGTGCTGGTGCATCAGGCAGTGGAAATGGTGGTTATGGTGGTACTCCAAACCAAGGTGCCCCTATTTATGGAGCACCTGGATCCGCTTTTGGTAACGGCGCTGCTGGAACTGCCGGTGCAAATGGTGGAGCAAATGCAGGAGCACCTGGATCTGGAAGTGGAATCGGTGGATATGGTGCTCCAACCAAAGGTGGCCCTATTTATGGAACGCCTGGATCTGCCTTTGGTAATGGCGCTGCTGGAAACGCCGGCGCAAATGCTGGAGCAAACGCAGGAGCACTTGGATCTGGAAGTGGAATCGGTGGATATGGTGCTCCAACCAAAGGTGCCCCTATTTATGGAACGCCTGGATCTGCCTTTGGTAATGGCGCTGCTGGAAACGCCGGTGCAAATGCTGGAGCAAACGCAGGAGCACTTGGATCTGGAAGTGGAATCGGTGGTTATGGTGCTCCAAGCAAAAGTGCTCCTATTTATGAAACGCCTGGATCTGCCTTTGGTAATGGCGCTGCTGGAAACGCTGGTGCAAATGCTGGAGCAAATGCTGGAGCAAATGCTGGAGCAAATGCAGGAGCACTTGGATCTGGAAGTGGAATCGGTGGTTATGGTGCTCCAAGCAAAAGTGCTCCTATTTATGAAACGCCTGGATCTGCCTTTGGTAATGGCGCTGCTGGAAACGTTGGTGCAAATGCTGGTGCAAATGCTGGAGCAAATGCTGGAGCAAATGCAGGAGCACTTGGATCAGGAAGTGGAATCGGTGGTTCTGGTGCTCCAAGCAAAGGTGCTCCTATCTATGGAACGCCTGGATCTGCCTTTGGTAATGGCGCTGCTGGAAACGCTGGTGCAAACGCTGGTGCAAATGCTGGAGCAAGTGCTAAAGCTGACGCTACAGCAAATGCTGGAAGTACTGGATCAAGTGGAGTCGGTGGCTTTGGAAGCCCAATCAAAGGCGCTGGAAGTGGATTCGGTGGATCTGGAGCCGGTGGATTTGGAGGAGCTTCCGCTAGTGCCAGTGCAAAGGCTGAGGCTTCCGCCACTGCTGGAGGTGCTGCTGGTGGTTATGGCGATTCAGGAGCTCACGGGG GCTCAAACGCAGTTTCCAGTGCAAACTCGAACTCGTTCGCCAATGGAGGTTCCGCCAACAGCAGTTCGTCCGCCAAGTCGACCGCTTTTGGAAGTGGAAATGGAGGAGCCAGCGCAAATGCACAGGCGTCGAGCAAAGCTTCGTCGGGATCCGGCGGCAGTTCCGCCTCTAGCTCCGCTTCCGCCAACGTAGACACACACAGCATGCTCATCTTCAGCAACTAA
- the LOC117163448 gene encoding uncharacterized protein LOC117163448 isoform X4, with translation MRSLKCFVPVLVLLYLGSSSARPGVLLDALKNHKGTLLDPLGLFHKEPKSSSHSFGSNHHLDLGPLSISRTVAISSATAQGNGVANSAANANSQALGGASAKADASATANAQGNVQSNAASASEALVIPQRRPPETLIGSPYRFEGYNRGIHALPPVYAPPAYPPPMYHHHHHHHHHGRPQVIVHPMSPARQPPQIPHPPPNNGDTLIPVVVMKEPVYGRPMYPRPDLEPGPEPETVVIVLEESPQHGQGGFGKSNYNQPTGFQPDYPTGYGGSNANANANAVANANAVANANANGFANANANAKAIASAGTGLNGGYPGSSGPVQGSGYYPGSAPTTSIGANNPFLSGPSQGNANAAANANAGAVANGNAYPVASAPAQGGNYYPNNAQKPIGAYNPFLSGQGQGLANAGANANANAGANAAANAGAVGGSQGQFGAQNPFLNSGAKEAGGPHELGHYVSDNSGATTGNTQGIKAPYPSQGSAPGGYGPTTGSGANAGALANANAGANAAGIGGAYGQPIKEAPIVIPASPQINYETVPSGSGSAFGNSGPGNGNYGIPTKDAPIYGPSAPTYGPGSSGVSKADAGANAGTGAGASGSGNGGYGGTPNQGAPIYGAPGSAFGNGAAGTAGANGGANAGAPGSGSGIGGYGAPTKGGPIYGTPGSAFGNGAAGNAGANAGANAGALGSGSGIGGYGAPTKGAPIYGTPGSAFGNGAAGNAGANAGANAGALGSGSGIGGYGAPSKSAPIYETPGSAFGNGAAGNAGANAGANAGANAGANAGALGSGSGIGGYGAPSKSAPIYETPGSAFGNGAAGNVGANAGANAGANAGANAGALGSGSGIGGSGAPSKGAPIYGTPGSAFGNGAAGNAGANAGANAGASAKADATANAGSTGSSGVGGFGSPIKGAGSGFGGSGAGGFGGASASASAKAEASATAGGAAGGYGDSGAHGGSNAVSSANSNSFANGGSANSSSSAKSTAFGSGNGGASANAQASSKASSGSGGSSASSSASANVDTHSMLIFSN, from the exons ATGCGATCTCTTAAGTGTTTTGTGCCGGTGCTGGTACTCTTATACCTAGGCAGCTCGTCCGCGAGACCTG GTGTGCTCCTGGATGCGCTAAAGAACCACAAAGGCACGCTGTTAGATCCACTGGGTCTGTTTCACAAGGAACCTAAATCTTCGAGCCATTCGTTCGGCAGCAATCACCACTTGGATTTAGGACCACTTTCAATTTCGCGCACTGTAGCCATCTCTTCGGCAACGGCCCAAGGCAATGGTGTTGCGAACTCCGCCGCCAACGCGAATTCTCAGGCCCTTGGGGGAGCCTCTGCGAAGGCCGACGCCAGTGCAACTGCTAACGCTCAAG GAAATGTTCAAAGCAACGCGGCCTCTGCCAGTGAAGCTCTCGTCATTCCTCAAAGACGACCTCCTGAAACATTAATCGGTTCTCCATACCGTTTCGAGGGATACAATCGAGGGATTCACGCACTTCCTCCAGTCTATGCACCTCCTGCATATCCTCCTCCGatgtatcatcatcatcatcatcatcatcatcatggGCGTCCACAAGTGATCGTACATCCGATGTCTCCAGCTCGACAGCCTCCACAGATTCCTCATCCTCCTCCCAACAATGGGGACACACTGATTCCAGTGGTAGTGATGAAGGAACCGGTATACGGTAGACCGATGTATCCCCGACCTGATCTCGAACCTGGTCCAGAACCCGAAACCGTCGTGATCGTACTCGAGGAGTCGCCGCAGCATGGCCAAG GCGGATTTGGAAAGAGTAACTACAACCAACCAACCGGCTTCCAACCTGACTATCCGACCGGCTATGGAGGATCCAACGCCAACGCAAACGCTAATGCCGTTGCAAACGCTAATGCCGTTGCAAACGCAAATGCTAATGGTTTTGCAAACGCAAACGCTAATGCAAAAGCGATCGCCAGTGCTGGTACTGGCCTCAACGGTGGTTACCCTGGATCATCAGGCCCTGTTCAAGGATCGGGATACTATCCAGGAAGTGCTCCAACCACTTCTATCGGGGCGAACAATCCTTTCTTAAGTGGACCTTCTCAAGGAAACGCCAACGCAGCGGCTAATGCTAATGCAGGCGCCGTCGCCAATGGAAACGCATATCCAGTAGCATCAGCGCCAGCTCAGGGTGGAAACTATTATCCAAACAATGCACAAAAACCCATTGGAGCGTACAATCCATTCCTGAGTGGTCAAGGTCAAGGACTTGCAAATGCAGGCGCCAATGCTAACGCAAACGCCGGTGCAAACGCTGCAGCAAATGCTGGCGCAGTTGGAGGGTCTCAAGGACAATTCGGTGCACAAAATCCCTTCCTTAACTCTGGAGCTAAGGAAGCTGGAGGCCCACATGAACTTGGACATTACGTATCTGATAATAGTGGAGCAACAACTGGAAATACACAGGGAATTAAAGCACCATATCCTAGTCAGGGCAGTGCACCAGGAGGCTACGGACCGACTACAGGATCAGGAGCGAATGCCGGGGCCCTTGCTAATGCCAATGCTGGCGCAAACGCAGCTGGAATTGGTGGAGCATACGGTCAACCGATTAAAGAGGCTCCTATAGTCATACCTGCCAGTCCACAAATAAATTACGAAACTGTACCAAGTGGATCGGGCAGTGCATTTGGAAATTCTGGACCAGGCAATGGTAACTACGGTATTCCTACGAAGGATGCTCCTATCTATGGACCCTCTGCACCAACTTACGGTCCTGGATCCAGTGGAGTAAGCAAAGCTGACGCTGGAGCTAATGCTGGTACTGGTGCTGGTGCATCAGGCAGTGGAAATGGTGGTTATGGTGGTACTCCAAACCAAGGTGCCCCTATTTATGGAGCACCTGGATCCGCTTTTGGTAACGGCGCTGCTGGAACTGCCGGTGCAAATGGTGGAGCAAATGCAGGAGCACCTGGATCTGGAAGTGGAATCGGTGGATATGGTGCTCCAACCAAAGGTGGCCCTATTTATGGAACGCCTGGATCTGCCTTTGGTAATGGCGCTGCTGGAAACGCCGGCGCAAATGCTGGAGCAAACGCAGGAGCACTTGGATCTGGAAGTGGAATCGGTGGATATGGTGCTCCAACCAAAGGTGCCCCTATTTATGGAACGCCTGGATCTGCCTTTGGTAATGGCGCTGCTGGAAACGCCGGTGCAAATGCTGGAGCAAACGCAGGAGCACTTGGATCTGGAAGTGGAATCGGTGGTTATGGTGCTCCAAGCAAAAGTGCTCCTATTTATGAAACGCCTGGATCTGCCTTTGGTAATGGCGCTGCTGGAAACGCTGGTGCAAATGCTGGAGCAAATGCTGGAGCAAATGCTGGAGCAAATGCAGGAGCACTTGGATCTGGAAGTGGAATCGGTGGTTATGGTGCTCCAAGCAAAAGTGCTCCTATTTATGAAACGCCTGGATCTGCCTTTGGTAATGGCGCTGCTGGAAACGTTGGTGCAAATGCTGGTGCAAATGCTGGAGCAAATGCTGGAGCAAATGCAGGAGCACTTGGATCAGGAAGTGGAATCGGTGGTTCTGGTGCTCCAAGCAAAGGTGCTCCTATCTATGGAACGCCTGGATCTGCCTTTGGTAATGGCGCTGCTGGAAACGCTGGTGCAAACGCTGGTGCAAATGCTGGAGCAAGTGCTAAAGCTGACGCTACAGCAAATGCTGGAAGTACTGGATCAAGTGGAGTCGGTGGCTTTGGAAGCCCAATCAAAGGCGCTGGAAGTGGATTCGGTGGATCTGGAGCCGGTGGATTTGGAGGAGCTTCCGCTAGTGCCAGTGCAAAGGCTGAGGCTTCCGCCACTGCTGGAGGTGCTGCTGGTGGTTATGGCGATTCAGGAGCTCACGGGG GCTCAAACGCAGTTTCCAGTGCAAACTCGAACTCGTTCGCCAATGGAGGTTCCGCCAACAGCAGTTCGTCCGCCAAGTCGACCGCTTTTGGAAGTGGAAATGGAGGAGCCAGCGCAAATGCACAGGCGTCGAGCAAAGCTTCGTCGGGATCCGGCGGCAGTTCCGCCTCTAGCTCCGCTTCCGCCAACGTAGACACACACAGCATGCTCATCTTCAGCAACTAA